A genome region from Chryseobacterium sp. G0186 includes the following:
- a CDS encoding DUF6443 domain-containing protein has translation MKKYLHSLMMLLSVATFLQAQNLTKTENYVYSRTYLEPVTVSNSEAKQAQTVTYIDGLGRAKQSISIKATPAGKDIVKPIEYDGYGRQTINMLPLPQQGTNNGGIYSTPDMTGAMSVYGNASNYYAEKKLEYSPLNRVLEASSPGDPWKMETGKTVKYTYQTNGDTEVKRFVVSTAWTTVSNIAVGIPAPSIPASGTDPSSTGGYYLKGTLYKTIITDEDGNTATKFINGKGQTILVRKNDGTQNIDTYYVYDEYGQQTFVIPPSAVKLIEAAGGTISSSVLNDLCYQYRYDNQNRMVEKKFPGRDWEFMVYDKQDRIVLIQDGNLRTLNNNFGAKGWIFTKYDNFGRTVYTGFFANTATRPVMQNSLNSMASNAGNNEESSTTPIVQDGMNVYYTKKAFPTGSMTILSVNYYDEYPQDTPSKTGLILGQELLTSVSIPLTINGVMTTRSTKGLPTASYIRNISDTNWTRDYFWYDRSGREIGTHSINHLGGYTITETELDFTGAPKQITTTHKRKSSDIGIKVKERFEYDSANRLVKHWHKVDDRAEQLLTENTYNELSQLINKKVGNNLQSIDYTYNIRGWLTDINKSDMSAPNLNGKLFSYRIKYNQKDGTTNPDQVLFPGKDVKSKYNGNITEVDWRAVESIGANPPLEPKRYGYAYDALNRLTAGYYQNPNNPWSKEHTEVMDYDINGNISNMYRTSVVENSTTATVIDRLAYGYAGNKVININDLSTNPSGYEGGGNTITYDANGNMENLLDKRITSIKYNFLNLPERIEISNLQGGGIGFKYTADGTKLQKTNSIMECGIKDCYTVSTVSDYLDGFQYVSSTTTGGGSGSIESLAVSREMSRAMEMQAYTIGGIGPIEPGIDPPIGGGEFVLKDADLSFFPTSEGYYDYKKDQYIYQYKDLYGNVRVSFGRNSADVLEIVDANDYYPFGMNHLKTGNAFYGKRGSGYKNYKFLGKELQETGFYDLGARFYMPELGIFAQHDPLSAATLDPYGYAYNNPMFFSDPTGLYGAQINKKGELPATSPGGADNPLDVGEVVINAPIRAMASNPGSVLPSNCQLCYSGRGMQVNITLSPPRVKPLPPNWNCGHCNDGPIMYVGGAGDPWGIWELLGIIASTSEEPSLKLAALPLLMVTKNSDDALKLLAAEKGAIFGSSTSNNYKANFFKANPKLKGTVVVHHAVEQQVLKRYPGIVTESEMHSLDNLRGIPKTINSDVHLSQIRKIWNKFYKETPNPTKQDLLDQATLVDKKFGSQFTPKVE, from the coding sequence ATGAAAAAATACTTGCATTCATTAATGATGTTACTGTCTGTTGCTACGTTCCTGCAAGCACAGAACCTGACAAAGACAGAAAATTATGTATATAGCAGAACTTATCTGGAACCCGTTACGGTTTCCAACAGTGAGGCAAAACAGGCACAGACTGTTACCTATATCGATGGATTGGGGCGTGCCAAGCAGAGTATTTCCATTAAGGCTACTCCGGCAGGAAAAGATATAGTTAAGCCCATAGAATATGATGGATATGGCAGGCAGACCATAAACATGCTGCCATTACCTCAGCAAGGGACCAATAATGGAGGAATTTATAGTACTCCGGATATGACCGGAGCTATGTCTGTATATGGCAACGCCTCCAATTACTATGCAGAGAAGAAACTGGAATATTCACCACTAAACAGGGTTCTGGAAGCATCCTCTCCAGGTGATCCATGGAAGATGGAAACAGGAAAGACCGTGAAATATACCTATCAGACCAATGGTGATACGGAGGTGAAAAGATTTGTGGTTAGTACTGCCTGGACTACTGTTTCCAATATTGCAGTAGGTATACCTGCTCCAAGTATTCCGGCAAGTGGTACAGACCCATCCTCTACAGGAGGTTACTACCTGAAAGGTACATTGTACAAAACCATTATAACTGATGAGGATGGAAATACAGCAACTAAGTTCATTAACGGTAAGGGGCAAACCATTCTGGTTCGAAAAAATGATGGAACGCAAAACATTGATACCTACTATGTATACGATGAATATGGGCAGCAAACATTTGTGATTCCACCATCGGCAGTAAAATTAATAGAGGCAGCAGGTGGGACCATTTCATCCTCGGTACTGAATGACCTTTGTTACCAATACCGTTATGACAACCAGAACAGAATGGTTGAAAAGAAGTTTCCGGGAAGAGACTGGGAATTTATGGTGTACGACAAGCAGGACAGAATCGTATTAATACAGGACGGAAACCTGAGAACTCTCAACAATAACTTTGGAGCTAAGGGCTGGATTTTCACCAAGTATGACAATTTTGGAAGAACTGTATATACAGGCTTCTTTGCCAATACTGCTACAAGGCCTGTAATGCAGAATTCCCTAAATAGTATGGCTTCCAATGCAGGGAATAATGAAGAATCTAGTACCACTCCGATTGTTCAGGACGGCATGAATGTCTACTATACGAAGAAAGCATTTCCTACAGGGAGTATGACGATCCTCAGTGTAAATTATTATGACGAATATCCTCAGGATACTCCATCAAAAACAGGTCTCATTCTGGGGCAAGAGCTACTTACATCTGTGTCAATTCCCCTAACGATAAATGGTGTAATGACAACCCGTAGTACAAAGGGTCTGCCTACTGCCAGCTATATAAGAAACATCAGCGATACCAACTGGACAAGGGACTATTTTTGGTATGATCGTAGTGGTAGGGAAATTGGAACCCATTCCATTAATCACTTGGGAGGCTATACCATCACTGAAACTGAACTGGATTTTACAGGTGCACCAAAGCAGATCACTACAACTCATAAAAGAAAAAGTAGTGATATTGGGATAAAGGTGAAGGAACGTTTTGAATATGATAGTGCCAACCGACTTGTAAAGCACTGGCATAAGGTAGATGACAGAGCTGAACAACTGCTTACGGAAAATACCTACAATGAACTTTCCCAGTTGATAAATAAGAAAGTAGGCAACAATCTGCAGAGTATAGATTATACCTATAATATCAGAGGCTGGCTGACGGACATCAATAAAAGTGATATGTCTGCACCTAACCTCAATGGGAAATTGTTCTCCTACAGAATTAAATACAACCAAAAGGATGGAACCACCAATCCAGACCAGGTACTATTTCCCGGAAAGGATGTAAAATCGAAGTATAATGGCAACATTACGGAGGTTGATTGGAGGGCGGTGGAATCTATCGGAGCTAATCCTCCTCTGGAACCCAAGAGATATGGCTATGCCTATGATGCATTGAACAGGCTAACTGCCGGGTATTACCAAAATCCAAATAATCCATGGAGCAAGGAACATACCGAGGTAATGGACTATGATATCAATGGGAATATTTCCAATATGTATAGAACTTCTGTGGTTGAAAACAGTACAACGGCTACGGTTATTGATAGACTTGCCTATGGCTACGCAGGAAACAAGGTTATCAATATCAATGACCTTTCCACGAACCCATCAGGGTATGAGGGTGGCGGAAATACCATTACCTATGATGCGAATGGAAATATGGAAAATCTATTGGATAAAAGGATAACTTCCATAAAGTACAATTTCCTTAACCTGCCTGAAAGGATTGAAATTTCCAATCTACAGGGTGGTGGCATTGGATTTAAATATACTGCTGATGGAACAAAGCTCCAAAAGACAAACTCCATCATGGAGTGTGGCATTAAGGACTGCTACACAGTCAGTACGGTTTCAGACTATCTGGACGGATTTCAGTATGTCAGCAGTACAACCACAGGAGGTGGTAGTGGTAGCATTGAATCACTGGCTGTTAGCAGGGAGATGTCCAGAGCTATGGAAATGCAGGCCTACACTATCGGAGGAATTGGACCAATAGAACCAGGTATTGATCCTCCGATTGGAGGCGGAGAGTTTGTTTTAAAGGATGCTGATCTTTCTTTTTTTCCTACTTCAGAGGGATACTATGATTATAAAAAAGATCAGTATATTTACCAGTACAAGGATCTCTATGGAAACGTAAGGGTAAGCTTTGGCAGAAACAGCGCAGACGTTCTGGAAATTGTAGATGCCAATGATTATTATCCGTTTGGTATGAATCACCTGAAGACAGGAAATGCATTCTATGGGAAACGTGGCTCTGGTTATAAGAACTACAAGTTTTTGGGTAAGGAATTACAGGAAACTGGTTTTTATGACTTGGGAGCCAGATTCTACATGCCTGAGCTGGGAATATTTGCACAACATGATCCATTAAGCGCAGCAACGCTGGACCCTTATGGCTATGCCTACAATAACCCAATGTTCTTTTCAGATCCTACGGGATTGTATGGAGCTCAGATAAATAAAAAGGGGGAGCTGCCAGCAACTTCTCCGGGAGGAGCTGACAACCCTTTAGATGTTGGAGAGGTAGTGATAAATGCACCAATTAGGGCAATGGCTAGTAACCCTGGTTCTGTGTTGCCATCAAACTGCCAACTATGTTATAGTGGACGTGGAATGCAAGTAAATATTACACTGTCCCCGCCGAGGGTAAAACCTCTGCCTCCGAATTGGAATTGTGGACATTGTAATGATGGACCAATAATGTATGTAGGTGGAGCAGGTGATCCTTGGGGAATTTGGGAGTTATTGGGAATTATAGCATCAACATCAGAAGAACCAAGCCTGAAATTGGCTGCATTGCCACTTTTGATGGTAACAAAAAATTCTGATGATGCATTAAAACTTTTAGCTGCAGAAAAAGGTGCTATTTTTGGATCTAGCACCTCCAATAATTATAAGGCTAATTTTTTTAAAGCAAATCCTAAATTAAAAGGAACTGTTGTGGTACATCATGCTGTTGAACAACAAGTTTTAAAAAGATATCCAGGAATTGTCACCGAAAGTGAAATGCATAGTTTAGACAATTTAAGAGGAATTCCAAAAACAATAAATAGTGATGTACACTTAAGTCAAATAAGAAAAATTTGGAATAAGTTTTATAAAGAAACACCCAATCCTACAAAACAAGACCTTTTAGATCAAGCAACTTTAGTAGACAAAAAATTTGGTTCACAATTCACTCCAAAAGTAGAATAA